In the genome of Methylotenera mobilis JLW8, the window GGGAACAGGAACTGATGTTGCAATGAATAGTGCCCAAGTAACGCTTGTAAAAGGTGATCTGCGTGGTATTGCGCAAGCGAGAGCAATTTCTGAGCAGACAATAATCAATATGAAGCAAAACCTGACATTTGCCTTTGTTTACAACTCGCTCGGTGTTCCTTTGGCCGCGGGCCTGCTTTTCCCACTTACTGGATGGCTACTTTCACCGATGATAGCGGCTCTTGCCATGAGTTTGAGTTCTGTTTCAGTAATTGCAAATGCGCTAAGGTTGAAATCTTAAAGTTATAAATCCACAAAAGCGTTTATTTGTTTAGTTTTTGATTTAATTAATACTGGTTAATTCACGAAAGTTTAATGTCAGCGTTGTTCCACGTTTCTGCCAGTCGCTTTTCATAAATGAACGTCTGCTTTGGGCCGAAAGCAGTCACTTACTAACAAGCATAAGCATGACTTACCATGCATTTTTAGTTGCAACTTATGAGGAAAAACTTGGAGCTTGTGAGACCACTTATATGTCCGCTTTGGAGTTGATCCAGTTGATACTGGAATTTTCGCAAACCTTTTCTATAAGCACTACCGAAAGCTCAGAAATCTTATTTTGCTACATGAGTTCTTTTACGCTACTAGTTACACCTCTGGCGGACGCACAGTAAATACAATCCATACATGAGGCTGTAACCTAAAATAAATAAAACTAGAATAAAATGGCAACAATGAAAAAACTGTTACTTTTACCTATCCTGCTATACGCACACCCCGCATGGTCAGCTCGTCCTTTTGTTACCGATGATGCACGATTAACCAACGCAGAGAGCTGTCAGCTTGAAAGTTGGACTCGCATATACCCAAACAGCACTGAGTTCTGGGCTTTGCCTGCCTGCAACCCTACAGGTAACCTTGAGGTGACTCTAGGTGCTGGCTTGTCTATGGCTAGTGATACAAAGGACACATCAGACTATGTGATACAAGCTAAGACTTTATTCAAAGCCCTTGAAACTAACGGATGGGGAATAGGCTTTGCAATTGGTAAGGTTTACCACCCAGCGGTAACTCCTAGCGCAAACCAACTCGGAAACACTTATGCGTATATTCCGTTCTCAGCATCCTTTAACGATGACAAAATAGTAATGCACCTAAATGCGGGCGTGCTGCATGACCATGCGTCCAACAAAGACAACATGACTTGGGGTGTCGGTGGTGAGTTCAAGGCTTCACCGAGGTTTACAGGGGTTTTAGAAGTATACGGAGACCATCAATCAAACCCCTTCACTCAAGCTGGCATAAGGATGTCTGTTATACCTGACCTGTTTCAAGTAGACGCTACCTTGGGGAGACAGCTCAATGGTGTGAATGATAACCAGTGGGTTTCATTTGGGCTTCGCATTACACCTGATAAGCTATTCTAAGACCTAGAGGGGTAGGTGCCACAAACTTTTCACGGAATTTTCCGACTCTACAGACCGAATTAAGGGACATTAAGGTTGTGACATAAAAGAGCTGTAAATTTAAAGCCATGTAGAAACTGCGTAAAACTACACCTTGATACAAAATTTCATCATTAGTATCAACTCTTCTTAAAAGTACCAATCACATAAAATTTGAATTAGTTACCGACTTTACACTGCTTTGGTTACCAACTTTAAACGTCAGAGAGCAGTAGATAAAGATTACCCTACAAAAAAGCCCTGATTTCTCAGGGCTTTTTAAATTATCTGTTAAGACAGACTTTAGTTCTATCGACAGACTTTATTACTCGCCGACAGACTTTATTAATTTCTATCAATGGCCAATTTAAAGATTAATCATTAGTTGTAGATGGAATTTTATGAATGGTCAAATCTGCGCCGTCATACTCTTCCTCTGCGGTCAATCTAATACCAACCAATTGCTTCAAGGCGCCATACACAGCAAAACCACCCACCAAGGCAACTGTTACACCGGTTGCTGTACCAACCAATTGCGATACAAAGCTTACGCCACCCATTCCACCTAATGCTTTAAGTCCAAAAATACCGGCGGCTATACCACCCCAAGCACCACATAGGCCATGCAACGGCCACACGCCAAGCACATCGTCAATTTTCCAGCGCTGCTGGGTTAAGGTAAAGGTCAACACAAATAGCACGCCAGCAATTGCGCCAGTTGCCAATGCACCTAGCGGATGCATTACATCAGAACCGGCACAAACCGCAACCAAACCAGCTAAAGGGCCATTGTGCACAAAACCCGGGTCATTTTTACCCATCACCAAAGCTGCTAAAGTACCACCCACCATTGCCATCAAGGAGTTCACGGCAACCAAACCGCTAATACCTTGTACAGCCTGTGCAGACATCACGTTAAAGCCAAACCAGCCTACGGTCAGTATCCATGCACCTAATGCAAGAAACGGAATATTTGACGGTGGGTACGCATGCAAACGACCATCTTTACTATAGCGGCCATTACGTGCACCGAGCAAAATCACGGCAGCAAGTGCGATCCATCCGCCCATCGCATGCACCACAACCGAACCTGCAAAATCATGAAATGACGCACCAGTCGCCACCTTTAGCCACTCTTGCAAACCGTAATGGTTATTCCATGCAATCCCTTCAAAAAACGGGTACACAAAACCAACCAAGGTAAAAGTAGCAAACATTTGCGGATTAAATTTCGCACGTTCGGCAATGCCGCCGGAAATAATCGCCGGAATCGCCGCGGCAAATGTCAGTAAAAAGAAAAACTTGACTAGACCGAATCCATTTTTAGCAGCCAGCACGTCAGCGCCACTAAAAAAATCTACGCCATAGGCAATGCTGTAGCCAATAAAAAAGTAAGCAATGGTAGAAACTGAAAAATCCACCATGATCTTAACCAGTGCATTGACCTGATTCTTATGCCTGACTGTACCCACCTCTAAAAATGCAAAACCTGCGTGCATTGCAAGCACCATAATGGCGCCAAGCAATACAAATAAAACATCATTTGCTGAGACTAATGCTTCCATTTCAATCACCTATTAACATTTTAAGCCCCGCAAAATAAGCAAATATCACGCCAAAACATAACCTATTGTTTTGTATAGAACTTGCATAACACAGCATGGAATTATTGCACTAACATTGTGCAACACATGGTGCATTGCACTAAATATGTGCAATCCAACTCAAGAGATGGTTTCAAAACTAGATTAATGCGTTACCAGCGCCCTCTTTCAACACCATGCTAGCAGCATCCGGGTTACCTGACCAAAAATGATAAAACTCACGCACGACTACCAAAAACAAGCGGCGACTATGCTTAATGCTGAATAAGGGCAAGGTCTGATCCACTGCCGCACGATAGGCCTTGCTGTCTTTATCTGGTGCGGTGCGCAAGCGGATTAATATGATTTTCGCCAGCTTCATACGTGTATCCACCAAAGACTGCTCAGCCCCTTCATAACGCAAAGCTTGGGTATATGCTTTTAAAGGCCAGTTTTCAGCGGCCTCAAACTTCTCTGTTTCTAATCTATCAGATAACGCTTTGAGTGATGCCTGTACTGGTCGCCAGTCTATAGGCTTAACATCAAAACCAGGGTTAATGTTTAAAGCAGCAATCGCTTTAAAATCTTTCATCCAAAACGGATAAAATTCACGTGCAGCGGTAAGACTATCATGCCAAGCATCTGCTGGAACTGAGTCCATCACATTTTCAACAATATCTCGATAGACTTCACCGTTAGACACCTGTCCAACAAGCTTTTCAGCTAAAAGATCAATAAACAAGCAGCGCCTATGTAGCACATCACTTTTTGCGCCTTTAGCCTGCAACAATTTTAAGTAAGCATCGATGGCTTCTTTTTCACGTATTTCATTCATGCAGTAATGGCTCTTATCAATAATCCCATGCAACAATAGCTGATGAAGCGAATGTTCGCTTACAATTAAATTAAGTACAATTGCCGACAACAAGCGTGAAAGTGACGACTTGTTAATTATGGATGAACTCGTGCCATATTGTAACCCCAATAGATAAGGTTTCTTGAATGACAAACGAACAAGCACTTAATTACATGCATAACCTTTTACGTGGCATGCTTGATAAGAAAGCCTCGGATTTATTCATTTCCGCAGACTTTCCTCCCGCCATGAAAATTGATGGCAAGATGACACCAGTTACTCAGCAGAAACTGAGCGGTGAACATACCAAAGCCTTTGCTGATGCGTTGATGAATGAAAAGCAACGCACCGAATTTGCAACAGAAAAAGAATGTAATTTTGCGATCTGGCCTAAAAATATAGGCCGCTTCCGGGTGAATGTATTTGTACAACAAGAAAAAGTCGGCATGGTGCTACGTACCATTACCACTGAAATTCCTAAGTTTGACGATTTAGGCCTGCCTGACACGCTGCAAGACGTAATGCTTACTAAGCGCGGGCTAGTGATTCTAGTAGGCGGCACCGGCTCGGGTAAGTCCACCACGCTAGCCGCGCTGATTGATTACCGCAATGAAAACACGTTTGGCCACATCATTACCGTAGAAGACCCGGTAGAGTACGTGCACCAAAGTAAGAACTGCCTGGTCACCCATCGCGAGGTAGGTAGAGATACCAACGGATGGTTTAACGCGCTAAAAAATACATTACGCCAAGCCCCTGATGTGATTTTAATTGGCGAAATCCGCGATAGAGAAACCATGGAGTTTGCGCTAGCATTTGCAGAAACCGGCCATCTTTGTATGGCCACCTTGCACGCCAACAGCGCCAACCAAGCGATTGACCGCATCATTAACTTCTTCCCTGAAGAGCGTCACGCGCAGTTGCATATGGACTTATCGCTCAATCTGAAAGCGTTCATCTCGCAACGTCTGGTTTCCAGAACCGGTGGCGGTCGCTGTGCTGCCATTGAAATCTTGCTTAACTCACCGCTGATCTCTGACCTGATTTTAAAGGGTGAAACGAACATGATTAAAGAAGTGATGGCTAAATCTACCGAGCTTGGTATGCAAACATTTGATCAAGCCCTCTTTAATTTATGCGAGGAAGGCCGCATTACTGAAGATGATGCCCTGCGTAATGCAGACTCAATTAACGAGTTGCGCTTACGATTTAAGTTACATGGTAAAAATGCAGGCAAGACTAAGAGTTCGTCCAATTTTGATAGCTTGTCACTACATGAAGATGAGCCTGATGAATCCGAGCTAGACCCTACATAGGAATGAGTGAGTATTAATGGAAATAATGTTAATTATTATCCTACTGGCCATCGGCTGGTTTTGGATAGACAGTTTAAACAAACGTGAACGTGCCATTCTGCTTGGTAGCGAACTTTCGGCTAGATTCAATCTGCAGTTGCTAGATGAGTCTGTCGCCTGCAGCAGAATATGGCTAGGGCGTAATCGCCGTGGCCGCGTGCAATTTTTACGCACTTACGAGTTTGATGTCAGCGCCAGCGGTAATGACCGCCTGCACTGCCAGCTCATGCTATTGGGTAACCAGCTAGGCTACTGGCATATTCCGCCCTACCTACAACCAGTGAATTAAATTTTCACCAATATGTACATTGGCCGCTTCGCCCCCTCGCCCACAGGGCCTATGCACTTTGGTTCGCTGGTGGCGGCTGTTGCCAGCTTTTGTGAAGCAAGAGTCAACCAAGGGCGATGGTTAGTACGCATGGAAGATTTAGACAAACCACGTGAAATTCAAGGGGCGGCAGATACAATACTAAAGCAGCTAGCAGCATTTGGCTTTGAGTGGGACGACACAGTGGTTTACCAAAGCCAGCGAAGTGAGCTTTATGCTGACGCACTCAACCAACTCAATAACAAGCAGCTGATATACCCATGCACCTGCACCCGCAAGGAAATTGCCGACTCCAGCACGGCTTTCGGCATTGATGGGCGCATCTATCCCCAGACTTGCTTGCATAAAGCAACCAAGCCTAACACTGCCATTGCTTGGCGCATCAAAACTCATGACGCCACCATTAGCTTTCATGACAAGATTCAGCACGGAGTACAACAACATATTGGCCTAGATGTAGGTGATTTTATCTTAAAGCGTGCAGATGGCTTATTTGCCTACCAGCTGGCAGTGGTGGTAGATGATGCCGCGCAAGGCATCACACATATCGTGCGTGGCGCAGACTTACTAAATTCCACGCCTCGCCAGATATATCTGCAGCAGGAGCTTGGCTTCCCCACGCCACAATATGCACACGTGCCAGTTGCTGCTAATGCCAACCATGAAAAGCTCAGCAAACAAACTTTAGCAAAACCCATAGAAATTGGCACTGCCAGCCAGTTACTTTACGATGCATTATGTTTTTTAGGGCAGCAACCACCCGCCAGTATCAGCACTGCACCGTTAAATACAATATGGCAGTGGGCGCTTGCGTATTGGTCAATATTGGCCGTACCGCAAACCAAGCAGATTATCATTGCCAGCTAACGCATAATGCCAACAACACATAACGTGTGGATATCAAAAACTCCATCCAAACATTTTTGAATGCTGCACGCTAATGTTAAAATGTCGGGATGAATAAACTACCAGACACCCTACAACGTTTTGTTTTTGAAAACACGCCGATACGTGGCAACCTTGTTAACCTCACCAGCACACTACAACTAGCGCTGAACAAACAGCACCTGCCTGTTGGCCTAAAACGCGCGCTGGGCGAGCTAATGGCCGCCAGTGCATTGCTGACCGCCACCCTTAAAATGAGCGGCTCACTTGTACTGCAAATTCAAAGCAAGGGCGCGCTAAAATTATTGGTGGTTGAATGCAACTCAGATTTTGGCATCCGTGCCACCGCCAAGTGGAAAGGTGAAGTATCAGACGAACAAAGCCTGTTCGACCTCATGTCACAAGGGCAATTCATGATCACGCTAGACCCCAAAGATGGCCGTCAGGCGTATCAGGGAATCGTTGCGCTAGAGGGCGACAGCATCAGCACCATTCTAGAAAACTACATGCTACGCTCAGAGCAAATTGACACCAAAATCTGGCTACATTGCGATGGCAACGCCGCGGCAGGCATGCTGCTGCAAAAATTGCCGGATACCATGAACCAAGTCACTAAAACTGAAGACCTTAGCGCACAGGACTTAGACGCATGGAATCGTATTGGGCATTTAGCTGATACGATTACCGACGACGAGCTACTCAACCTGCCGACAGAAACCATACTCACGCGCCTATTCCACGAGGAAGATGTACGATTATTTGAAGCGAGCAATACCAAGTTTCATTGCAGCTGTTCGCGTGAAAGTGTTTCCGGTATGTTGCGCATGCTAGGCAACGATGAAATCACCAGCATCATTGAGGAGCAAGGCAAAATTGAAGTGAACTGTGACTTTTGTAACGCTCACTACAGCTTTGATAAAGTGGATGCCACGCAACTAATGGTCAGTGAAGTCACCACAAAAGCGCACCCAGAAGTACATTAAGCACGGCTAAAAAGCGTTAGGCCGTATGAGTTTTCACGCGAGCTTGGAGTCGCAAATATGATACCGGTAGACGCTCTTCTATTGTTTTTCGCTGCATCAGTTGCACTGGCGATTGCACCTGGCCCGGACAACATATTTGTCCTCACCCAGTCTGCCATAAACGGCAAAAAGTCAGGCTTCATCATTACGCTTGGTCTTTGCACAGGACTGTTGTTCCACATTTCAGCCGTGGCGCTTGGCGTAGCTGCTATATTTAAAACTTCAACACTTGCTTTTACCATTCTAAAAACGGTAGGCGCGGCCTACCTGCTTTATCTCGCATGGCAAGCATTTCGCGCAGGCGCTACTGACATTTCTAACGCCGCAAATCAAAAACAAGGTGGTTGGGCACTGTATAGTCGCGGTGTTTTGATGAACATTACAAACCCTAAGGTGGCAATCTTCTTTTTGTCATTCTTGCCGCAGTTCGCAGATCCCGCGCGCGGCTCAATTCCGCTACAAATCATCATGCTCGGCATAGTTTTCATCATCGCCGCCCTTATTGTTTTTAGCTGTATCGCATGGGCAGCAAGTTACATCTCTCACTGGCTTAATAGCTCCAAGCGTGGTCAATTGGTAATCAACCGCGTGGCGGGCGTTGTTTTTATTGGTTTGGCATGTCGCCTCGCACTCAGCAAACAATGAGCTTAGATAATTGATTTAGGTACTTAAGTTTAGGTACTACGGCCTACCTACATAGTCGCGGCAAATACTCATCCGGTATATTGGTTTTGTTTTCGCCCTTTACCACCATATTGTCTGGGGCTTTTGCGTTTCCACACACCCATGCTACAGGCACCACTTTAGACTCTTCTATCACCGCTGGTCGCAGGCTCAGCACTTTGTCTTTGATTTTGGGGTGTGCCTTATTGCCAAAGGTCATATGGATTACGCCATTTTCAATCTTGGTATCAGAAATAAAGTTACTCACCACTTTATCGCTACTGGGTAAATCGGCAGCTGCATTATCCGCCAACATCACCTGAGAGGTCGCCCATGCCGCAGCGATTGGTGCTTTGGCAATATCGGCTAACGGCAATGCCGCGGTGATTTGCTCTTTAATAATACGGCCCATGCTGGACGGAATCGCCACCATAGCCAAAATACCCATAATCACAACGATTGCCATCATTTCTATCAAACTAAACCCACGCTGGGCTGGCCGAGTGGCACACCCAACCGTTTGGTTTGTATCTGCTTGATATTCAGTGACTGGGTAGTTAAACATTACTACATCCTTATTTTCAAAAGGTTTACGTCAAAGACGCCTGACGCATCCGCTCAAATAAACAGACCGCCGCTGCCGCACCCGCATTGAGAGACTCTACCGAGCCCAATGCAGTGTTTGCCATCGGGATAGTAATCCGTTTGCTGGTCGCCGCCATGGTTTGTTTACGTAGCCCAGCTCCCTCATTACCAATCACAAAAGCTGTAGGCGCAGATAAATCCTGAGCATAAAGAGACTCACCCTGCATGGCGGTAGCATAACTATTACCGTCAAACTCCTGCAGTGCGTTAATTAAATCTACGCGCTCCACAATAGGCAGTACAAATTGTGCGCCCTGCCCGCCGCGCAGCGCTTTGGGCGACCATACATCAGTACAGCTAGTACTTAGATAAACCACATCAACACCGGATGCAGCCGCTGTGCGCAGCATACTGCCAATATTACCTGGGTCTTGTATGTCCTCTAGCATCAATACAAATTCTGGCTGCTCTGGAACAGGTAGTTGCGGTATTTTTACAAGCGCCAAAATGCCGGTAGCATTGGCCACCGGGGTCAGCTCTGCGAACATTAATGTAGGCAGCATAATGGTTGAAATATCCGCCAAATTCTGTATCAAACCGGTAGCTTCTACGCTACTTTTACCTTCAGGAATAATGATTAAATCCGGCTCACCAAAAGTGTCCATATACGATTCAATCAAATGTACGCCATCTAGCAAGGTTTTGCCCTCAGCCCTACGCTCGCGCGCATTGTCTGCAAATTTCTTGAGTTGCTTAAAAACTGGGTTGTCGCGGGAGATGATGTGCTTAAAAGACATATAACAATGGTGTGTGAATTAAAGGCCTAGTTTAACCCAAACTCGCTTGTAGTCACATCATGATTGCAGTAAATTAGCGATGCAATTGATATAAATGCAGTCCATGTAGATTCTAATAATCACTATAAGATTGGAGTAATTATGTCATTATCAAAACGTGCACTTGCCGAACTCATCGGTACTTTCTGGTTAGTGTTGGGCGGCTGCGGTAGCGCAGTCCTCGCTGCTGGCATTCCAGATTTAGGCTTAGGTTATTTAGGAGTTTCCTTCGCTTTTGGCTTAACCGTGGTGACTATGGCCTACGCCATCGGCCATATCTCGGGCTGCCATCTCAACCCTGCTATTTCGATTGGTTTGGTTGCAGGTGGCCGATTTAGCGCCAAAGAACTCCCACATTACATTATCGCGCAGGTATTGGGCGCAATTTTAGCCGCATTACTGATACACACTATCGCTAGCGGCATGCAGGGCTATACCGGTGGCTTGGCATCGAACGGTTTTGCAGAACACTCACCGCATGGTTATAGCATGATGGCAGGCTTAATCACAGAAATCGTCATGACTGCCATGTTCTTATTTATCATCATGGGTGCGACCGACAAACGCGCACCTGCAGGCTTGGCACCATTGGCGATAGGCTTTACTTTGGTACTCATCCATTTAATCAGCATCCCTGTCACCAACACCTCAGTCAACCCTGCACGTAGCACTGGCCCTGCCTTGATTGAGGGTGGTATTGCGTTACAGCAGCTATGGCTATTTTGGCTAGCGCCGATTGTTGGTGCAGTGATAGGCGCCTTAGCTTATAAATGCGTTAGCGAGGACTAAGACTTATTTTTAAGCCTAGTTTTAAAGTACCGCATTTTAAAGCACAGCCATCACAACGCCCGCACCGAAACATGCGGGCGTTTTTATTTGTGCCTTATAATGTCGGCTATGGCTAAAAAACTTTCTATCGAACGCATATTACACAACCAAGGCTTTGGCTCCCGCAAGCTATGCCGCATTCTTGTTATTAACGAAGAGGTGACGGTAAACGGTGAGTTGTGCGATGACCCAGATACCACTTTTGAACTGGAAAACCTGCACTACACCATCAAGGGTGAGGCATGGGTCTATCATGAAAAGTCTTACCTCATGATGCACAAACCCAGTAATTATGAATGCTCACACAAAACACAGCACCACCCTACTATCTACAGCTTACTGCCACACCCACTGGTAGAGCGAGGCGTGCAATGCATAGGCAGACTGGATGAAGACACCACCGGGCTGATTCTAATTTCAGACGATGGTCAGTTTATCCACCGTATGAGTTCGCCCAAACACAAGGTACCCAAGGTCTATGAGGTCACTTGTAAGCATGCCGTCAGTGACGAGCAAATTGCACATATTTTAAAAGGCGTGCAGCTAGTTGATGAAGATGCACCGATTGCAGCGCTGGCATGCACCAAAATCAATGACCACGTAATCCACATGACGCTAGCTGAAGGTAAATACCATCAAGTAAAGCGCATGGTCGCTGCTATCAGCAATCGTGTAGAAGCATTGAAGCGCATTAAAATTGGGCGTTTGGAATTGCCACAAGACTTAAAAGTTGGGGAATGGCGCTGGTTAAGCGCATCTGACCTGAACGCTTTGCAGGCAGATGGTCAAAACCAGTAATCAAATCCATTACAAATCAGCGCACCAGCATCTTACCTGCCATATAGAACGGGAGCTTTATGAAACGTATTTACCAATATTTCTTTCGCGGCCTGATTACAGCATTGCCTTTGGGGCTTACCGTATATTTACTGTATACGTTCTTAACTTGGGCAGAGCATATCGCTATGTGGTGGGTGCGTCCGATTATTGGTGATTTCTACATCCCTGGTCTGGGTCTGGCAATGGGGTTGGGGGGAATTGTGCTGCTGGGCTATCTAGTTTCGCACAAACAGCTGTACAAACTGCTGGCACTACTTGAGTTCCCATTCACCAATTTACCCGTGGTCAAAAGCATCTATTCATCGCTAAAGAGTTTTGCTGATTATTTTGCCCCACACAAAAAAGGTAGCGCACAACAGGCTGTGATTCTAAAAATTCCTGGTCGCACAGCAGAGCCGGAAAATACGCTGGAAATAGTAGGCTTAATCACCAGACAAAATACAGATGCACTGCCGACAGGCTTTATACAGGGTGATCGTGTTGCCGTATACTTACCTATGGGTTACATGATAGGCGGCTACACTGTGTTTGTGCCGAGCGACTGGCTAACACCGATTGACATGTCGGTTGAAGAAGTGATGAGTGCTTCACTGTTTGCATGGATGTCTAAATCAGAGCAACCTAAATAGACAACCAGAATCACAAACTGATACTAAGCAAATAATGTCTAATCCATTTACATCAATAGCTCACTAACGACGATACTAGGCTCACTCACCATGGCACTGCGCAAACTATTAATCTCATGCTGTTTACTCTTATCATCATGCATGGGGGTACCTGACAACGTAAAAGTGATTGAAAGTTTTGATGCTGGGCAATACCTTGGCACATGGTACGAAATTGCGCGGCTGGACCATAGTTTTGAACGTGGTTTAGATAACGTCACGGCCACCTACAGCCTACGTGATGACGGCGGCATTAAGGTAATTAACCGCGGCCTGAATACCAGTACAAAAAAATGGGAAGAAGCAGTGGGCAAAGCCTATTTTGTGGACCCTGCCAACACAGACAAAACGCATACAGGCAAACTGAAAGTATCGTTCTTTGGTCCGTTTTACGGGGCTTACAATATCATTGAATTAGATAAACCCTATTACAACTACGTCATGATTTGCGGGCCGGATAAATCCTACTTTTGGATACTTTCGCGTACACCACAATTATCCTACCCCATTAAGCAGCACTTGATTGCACAAGCCAAAGAACTTGGCTTTGCAACCGATAAACTTATCTATGTGAACCAATCGCCAGAAACAGTTAATTACGAAGCGGGACGTCACGTAACGCATCAGTAATTCTGTTATTTCACTAAATTTTTTTACTTCACTAAAGTTCTGTTATTTCACTACGCTCAACTTGTAACCTGCTTGCTTCAGCGTAGCAAGCAGGCCGGTTGAGCCAGCCAGATGTGAAGCGCCCACCACCACAAATAGGCTGTTATCTTGTGCTTTAGCAAGTACACGCTGCGCCATCACCGTATTACGCTCATCGAGCAGTTTAACGCGCATTTTCTCCCATAAGGGCCTAGACAGCATACTGCCGGTGGTATGCGCATTGAGGGCGGCGAGTTTATTAGCATCTCCCTT includes:
- the aqpZ gene encoding aquaporin Z; protein product: MSLSKRALAELIGTFWLVLGGCGSAVLAAGIPDLGLGYLGVSFAFGLTVVTMAYAIGHISGCHLNPAISIGLVAGGRFSAKELPHYIIAQVLGAILAALLIHTIASGMQGYTGGLASNGFAEHSPHGYSMMAGLITEIVMTAMFLFIIMGATDKRAPAGLAPLAIGFTLVLIHLISIPVTNTSVNPARSTGPALIEGGIALQQLWLFWLAPIVGAVIGALAYKCVSED
- a CDS encoding ammonium transporter; translated protein: MEALVSANDVLFVLLGAIMVLAMHAGFAFLEVGTVRHKNQVNALVKIMVDFSVSTIAYFFIGYSIAYGVDFFSGADVLAAKNGFGLVKFFFLLTFAAAIPAIISGGIAERAKFNPQMFATFTLVGFVYPFFEGIAWNNHYGLQEWLKVATGASFHDFAGSVVVHAMGGWIALAAVILLGARNGRYSKDGRLHAYPPSNIPFLALGAWILTVGWFGFNVMSAQAVQGISGLVAVNSLMAMVGGTLAALVMGKNDPGFVHNGPLAGLVAVCAGSDVMHPLGALATGAIAGVLFVLTFTLTQQRWKIDDVLGVWPLHGLCGAWGGIAAGIFGLKALGGMGGVSFVSQLVGTATGVTVALVGGFAVYGALKQLVGIRLTAEEEYDGADLTIHKIPSTTND
- the gluQRS gene encoding tRNA glutamyl-Q(34) synthetase GluQRS, which translates into the protein MYIGRFAPSPTGPMHFGSLVAAVASFCEARVNQGRWLVRMEDLDKPREIQGAADTILKQLAAFGFEWDDTVVYQSQRSELYADALNQLNNKQLIYPCTCTRKEIADSSTAFGIDGRIYPQTCLHKATKPNTAIAWRIKTHDATISFHDKIQHGVQQHIGLDVGDFILKRADGLFAYQLAVVVDDAAQGITHIVRGADLLNSTPRQIYLQQELGFPTPQYAHVPVAANANHEKLSKQTLAKPIEIGTASQLLYDALCFLGQQPPASISTAPLNTIWQWALAYWSILAVPQTKQIIIAS
- a CDS encoding PilT/PilU family type 4a pilus ATPase, which gives rise to MTNEQALNYMHNLLRGMLDKKASDLFISADFPPAMKIDGKMTPVTQQKLSGEHTKAFADALMNEKQRTEFATEKECNFAIWPKNIGRFRVNVFVQQEKVGMVLRTITTEIPKFDDLGLPDTLQDVMLTKRGLVILVGGTGSGKSTTLAALIDYRNENTFGHIITVEDPVEYVHQSKNCLVTHREVGRDTNGWFNALKNTLRQAPDVILIGEIRDRETMEFALAFAETGHLCMATLHANSANQAIDRIINFFPEERHAQLHMDLSLNLKAFISQRLVSRTGGGRCAAIEILLNSPLISDLILKGETNMIKEVMAKSTELGMQTFDQALFNLCEEGRITEDDALRNADSINELRLRFKLHGKNAGKTKSSSNFDSLSLHEDEPDESELDPT
- a CDS encoding pilin, with amino-acid sequence MFNYPVTEYQADTNQTVGCATRPAQRGFSLIEMMAIVVIMGILAMVAIPSSMGRIIKEQITAALPLADIAKAPIAAAWATSQVMLADNAAADLPSSDKVVSNFISDTKIENGVIHMTFGNKAHPKIKDKVLSLRPAVIEESKVVPVAWVCGNAKAPDNMVVKGENKTNIPDEYLPRLCR
- the hslO gene encoding Hsp33 family molecular chaperone HslO, which gives rise to MNKLPDTLQRFVFENTPIRGNLVNLTSTLQLALNKQHLPVGLKRALGELMAASALLTATLKMSGSLVLQIQSKGALKLLVVECNSDFGIRATAKWKGEVSDEQSLFDLMSQGQFMITLDPKDGRQAYQGIVALEGDSISTILENYMLRSEQIDTKIWLHCDGNAAAGMLLQKLPDTMNQVTKTEDLSAQDLDAWNRIGHLADTITDDELLNLPTETILTRLFHEEDVRLFEASNTKFHCSCSRESVSGMLRMLGNDEITSIIEEQGKIEVNCDFCNAHYSFDKVDATQLMVSEVTTKAHPEVH
- a CDS encoding TrmH family RNA methyltransferase, with the protein product MSFKHIISRDNPVFKQLKKFADNARERRAEGKTLLDGVHLIESYMDTFGEPDLIIIPEGKSSVEATGLIQNLADISTIMLPTLMFAELTPVANATGILALVKIPQLPVPEQPEFVLMLEDIQDPGNIGSMLRTAAASGVDVVYLSTSCTDVWSPKALRGGQGAQFVLPIVERVDLINALQEFDGNSYATAMQGESLYAQDLSAPTAFVIGNEGAGLRKQTMAATSKRITIPMANTALGSVESLNAGAAAAVCLFERMRQASLT
- a CDS encoding DUF3301 domain-containing protein encodes the protein MEIMLIIILLAIGWFWIDSLNKRERAILLGSELSARFNLQLLDESVACSRIWLGRNRRGRVQFLRTYEFDVSASGNDRLHCQLMLLGNQLGYWHIPPYLQPVN
- a CDS encoding pseudouridine synthase, yielding MAKKLSIERILHNQGFGSRKLCRILVINEEVTVNGELCDDPDTTFELENLHYTIKGEAWVYHEKSYLMMHKPSNYECSHKTQHHPTIYSLLPHPLVERGVQCIGRLDEDTTGLILISDDGQFIHRMSSPKHKVPKVYEVTCKHAVSDEQIAHILKGVQLVDEDAPIAALACTKINDHVIHMTLAEGKYHQVKRMVAAISNRVEALKRIKIGRLELPQDLKVGEWRWLSASDLNALQADGQNQ
- a CDS encoding LysE family translocator, whose product is MIPVDALLLFFAASVALAIAPGPDNIFVLTQSAINGKKSGFIITLGLCTGLLFHISAVALGVAAIFKTSTLAFTILKTVGAAYLLYLAWQAFRAGATDISNAANQKQGGWALYSRGVLMNITNPKVAIFFLSFLPQFADPARGSIPLQIIMLGIVFIIAALIVFSCIAWAASYISHWLNSSKRGQLVINRVAGVVFIGLACRLALSKQ